In Beutenbergia cavernae DSM 12333, the DNA window ACGGCTGGTTCCAGGAGAACGCCGCCGTCATCGCCGACATGGGCGTCCAGCTGCAGCCCGCGTCGACGGCGACCACGGTCCGCAGCGGCGGCGACGGAACCGATCCGGTGGTCGTCGACGGCCCGTTCCTCGAGACGAAGGAGCAGATCGGCGGGTTCTCGGTCATCGAGGTCCCGGACCTCGACGCCGCCCTCGCCGTGGCCCGGACCTGGCCCGGCCTCGCCATCGACGGTGTGAGCGTCGAGGTCCGCCCGATGGTCGAGTGATCCGCGCGGCGTCCGACGACGTCCTCGTCCGCATCGTCCGCGACGAGGCGGGGCTCATCGTCGGCGCGCTGACCCGCCGCACCGGCAGCTTCGACGTCGCCGAGGAGGCGGTCCAGGACGCGGTCGTCACGGCGCTGGACCTCTGGCGCCGTGACGGCGTGCCGCCCAACCCGGCCGGCTGGCTGACGACGACGGCCTGGCGCAACGCCGTCGACCGCCTCCGCCGCGCGACGCGCCAGGACGCGGCCCTGCGCCGGCACGCCGAGCGTCGGGAGACGGTCGCCGGCGAGGTGGCGGACGTCGACGAGGTCCCCGCGATCGAGACGGACGAGCGCCTCCCGATGCTGTTCGCCTGCTGCCACCCGTCGCTCGCCCCGCCGGCCCGCCTCGCCCTGTCGCTGCGCGCCGTCGTCGGCCTCACGACGGCCCAGATCGCCGGCGCGTTCCTCGTCCCGGAAGCGACGGCCGCGCAGCGGATCGTGCGCGCCAAGCGGAAGATCGTGGCCGCGGGAATCCCGCTCCAGGTGCCCGACGGCGCAGCGCTGCCGTCGCGCCTCGACGACGTCCTGTCCGTGGTCACGCTGTGCTACAACGCCGGCTACCTGCGGGCCGACGACGTCGGGCGCCGCCTCGCGGGCGACGGTGCCTGGCTGGCGCGCGTCGTCGCGCAGCAGCTGCCCCGCGAGCCCGAGGCGCTCGCCGTGAGCGCGATGCTCGCGATGCTCGAGGCGCGGGCGGCGACCCGCTTCTCGGCCGACGGCGTCCTGGTGCCGCTGGCGGAGCAGGACCGCTCACGCTGGGACCACGAGGCGATCCGCGCCGCCGACGACCTGCTCATGCGGGCCGCCTCGTACCACCGGCCCGGGAGGTTCCAGCTGCAGGCGGCGATCACCGCCTGCCACACCACGGCGCCGTCGGCCGCCGAGACCGACTGGCTCCAGGTCCTCACGCTGTACGACATGCTGGCGGCGCGGGACCCGTCGCCGGTGGTGCGGCTGAACCGCGCCGTGGCGCTCGCGGAGATCGCGGGTCCGGAGGCGGCGCTCGCCGAGGTCGACTCCCTCGCGACCCAGCTGGCCGGGTACCACCTCCTGCATGCCACGCGGGGCGACCTCCTCGCCCGGCTCGGGCGGAGGGCAGAGGCCGAGGAGGAGTACGCGGCGGCCCTCGAAAGGGCTGCGTCCGAGGCCGAGCGTGCGCTGCTGCGCACCCGCCTCGGCCCGCTCGTGTGATCGGGCGCAGTGGCGGGCCACGAACCTCTCGCGGAGGGGCCACGAACCTCTCGCGAGCGGCGTCAGGCGGGGGAGTGCTGCGCGGCGTGCCGCCCTTCGCGGGCGTGCAGCGTGGCGCGGCCGTCGTGCAGCTCGAGCACGCGGTCCGCGCGCGCGACGAGCAGCGGGTCGTGCGTCGAGACGACGGCGGCGAGGCCGCGCGCGTGCACGAGCTCGTGCAGGAGGTCCATCACCGACGCCGCGGTCTGGCTGTCCAGCTGCCCGGTCGGCTCGTCAGCGATGAGCACGGTGGGGGAGGAGACGAGCGCGCGTGCGATGCCGACGCGCTGCTGCTGACCGCCGGACAGCTCGAACGGCCGCTGCGCGGCGTGCTGCCCGAGCCCGACCAGCTCGAGCGCGTCGCTCACGCGCCGGTCCCGCTCGGCCGGGTCGAGCCGGGCGATGCGCAGCGGCACCTCGACGTTCTCCGCCGCCGAGAGCACGGGCACCAGCCCGAACGACTGGAACACGTACGAGAGGTGCTCGCGACGCAGCGCCAGCGACTGTGCCTCCGACATCGCGCCGAGGTCCTCCCCGTGGACGACGACGGTCCCCGACGTCGGCGAGTCCAGCCCGCCGAGCAGGTTGAGCAGGGTCGTCTTGCCCGACCCGGACGGGCCGCGCACGACGAGCAGCTCGCCCGCGTGCACCTCGAGGGACACGTCCGTGCAGGCGTGCACAGCCGTGTCGCCCGAGCCGAATACCCGGGAGAGCTCGCGGCCCTCGAGAGCGGGAGTCGTCATCGGGATCCCTCCTCCGGCTCCGCCTCGGGCACGGCGTGCCCGTCGCGTGACGCGTCTCGGTACACCTCGACGTGGTCGGCCTCGAGCGCCAGCCGCACGCGGTCGCGCAGCTCGAGCGACTGCACGTAGTCGCTCGGCAGCTGCAGCCGGCCCACGCGGTCGATGACGGCGAACTCCTCGGCGACGTGCCGCTCCGCTCCCGCCTCGTCCAGCTCGGTGCGCCGCAGCACCTCCGTGGACGTCCGCCCGTCCCGGATCTGCACGGTGCGGCGCACGTGGTCGCTGACCGTGGGGTCGTGCGTGACGATGAGCGTCGTCACGCCGAGCTCGGCGTTCACCCCGCGCATCGCCTCGAGCACCTCCACGCTGGACGCCTCGTCGAGCTCACCCGTCGGCTCGTCCGCGAGCAGCACGCGCGGCGAGTTGGCGACGGCGACGGCCACCGCCACCCGCTGCTGCTCACCTCCCGACATGCGCGACGGCGTCCGGTCCGCGCAGTGGGCCACGTCGAGCAGCTTGAGCAGGTCGGTCGCGCGACGTTCCCGGTCCGGGGTCCGGGCCAGGACCATCGGCAGCGCCACGTTCTCGACGGCGGTGAGGTACGGCACGAGGTTGCGTGACGTCTGCTGCCACACGAAGCCCACCGTGTGCCGCTGGTACTGCACCCGCTGCTTCGCCGTCATGGACAGCAGGTCGACGCCGGCGACGCGCGCCGACCCGGCGCTCGGCGTGTCCAGCCCGGACAGGATCGTGAGGAGGGTCGACTTGCCGGAGCCGGACGCGCCGACGACGGCGACGAGCTCCCCGGCGTCGACGCGCAGCGTCAGGCCCTGCAGGGCCTGCACCTCGACGCCTTGCCCCGAGAAGATCCGGACGAGGTCCTCGCACCGGATGTCCCCGGGCACGGACGTGGTGACGTCCTGCTCCAGCTCGAGCGTGTCGACGCTCATGTGTCCTCCCCGACCCTCAGTACCACTCCGACGGCGCGGCGCCGTGCGACAAGAGCGCTCACCGCGACGGCGAGCGCCACGACGGCCAGCAGGCCGCCGATCACGAGACCCAGCAGCGGGCCGTCGACGACGATCCCCGGTTGCTCGGACCCGCCGGTGAACGGACGGAGGTCGACGACCCGCGTCAGGAGCACGCCGAACGCGACGCCCAGCACCCCGCCCGCCACGACGGACACCGCCAGCAGGGGCACGATCTCCCACAGCACGAGGCCGACCTCCTCCCGCGGCCGCAGCCCGAGCGTACGCAGCACGGCCACGAGGCGGGTCCGCGCCGGCGCGGCGATCGCGAGGGTCAGCACGCATGCCAGCGCCGCGAGCACCCCGGCGATGGCGATGGTGAGCGCCAGCCCGGTGCGCATGCCGCTGACGACCGGTGAGGTGTCGAAGTCCGCGAGCGAGTCGGCGGGCATCGTGGCGACGGCGGTCGGCGCGACCAGCGCGAGGACCTGCTCCTCGACGCTCGCCGGGTCCGCGCCGTCGTCGAGCGAGACGAGCACGAGCCGGGGCGCGAGCCCGGCGTTCGTGACCTCCGACAGCAGCGCCCGGTCCGCGAGCAGCCACGTCGGTGCGTTCGTGATCCCGACGGCGTCCGGAGCGGTCGCGACGACGTCGAGCGGGACGGGGTCGGCCAGGGCCAGGCGCCAGTCGGCGTCGGGATCCTCGACGAGCTGCGACGACGCCACGGCGGGCAGGGCGCCGTCGTGCCACTCGGCTGAGCCCGCGGGGATCGGCGCGGCGCCCGGGACGTCGGCCTGGATCCGGGCGAGGGCCTCCATGTCGACGGCGAACACCGGGGCGGCGACCCCGCCCCTGCCCTCCCGGACCTGGGTGGTGCCGTTGTTCGCGACCGGCGAGACGTCGGCGACGCCGTCGAGGCTCGCGATCGCGGCCAGCTGTTCGTCGGTGATCACGGGTCCGCTGACGCGCAGGTCGGCGCCGACGTCGCGCAGCGCAGCGGTCTCGGCGCCTCCGCGGATCGTGGGCAGCAGCAGCGCCGCGAACACGGTGATGGCGACGCCGACGACCACGGACAGCGCCGGTGCGAGCCCGGGCACCGGCGAACGCGCCGCGCGCGCGGCCCCGAGGGAGGGGACGAGCCCGCGCCCGCTGCGCAGCCGGCGTCCCAGGCCGAGCACGAGCGGCGGGTAGAGGCGCATCGTCCCGACGGCCGTGCACATGGCGAGCAGCAGCGGCGTCGCCACGATGAGGGGGTCGACCCCGGCCTCGCCGGCGCTCGCGACGAGCCCGCGTTGCAGCAGGAGCACCACCGCGGCGGCCGTGAGGACGACGAGCACGAGCTCCGCGACACCCCGCGCCTTCGCCCGGCCCGTGCCGAGGTCCTCCCGGACGGGCCGCAGCGAGCGCCGGTTCGTGACGCCGGCCAGCGTCACGGCGGGGGCGAGCGCGACGGCGGCCGGCAGCACGTACGCCCCGGCGCCGACGTCGGCCGGGACGAGCAGAGCCGCGGCTGCGACGCCGATCGCCGCGGCGGGAACCCCGAGCACCAGCCCTTCGAGCGCCATCACCGACCGCATCTGCACGCCCGAGGCGCCGCGCGCGAGCGCCAGCGCGAGGACGCCGCGGCGTCGGTCGAGCAGCAGGCGCCCCGTGAGCGCGATGACGGCCAGAGCGACGCCGACCGGTCCGGACGCGACGAGCGCGAACACGGCGTCGAGCCCCGCGGAGCGGCCGAGGACGCGCTCGATCGCGGGCACGAGCTGCGTGTCCCACTCGAGCTCCGCCGGGAACCCGCCCGCCTCGGAGGTCGGGAGCGGGGTGTCCACGAGGCCGCGCAGCCCGGCGAGCGCCGCGGGGGCGTTCGTCGCGCTGAGGTCGGACACGTCGAACGGGAACCACGCCTCGCTCGTCCAGGTGGTGGCGAACCGCAACGCGGCGACGCTCGTCGGGTCGAGGATCGCCCGCGCCGTGACGTGGTACCCGGTGTCCGGGTTGTCGTCGACGTTCGGAAACAGGGTCGACGGGGTGTGCTGCCAGAACGGCTCGTCGGGGTCGAGCGCCTCGAACGTCCCGGTGAGCCGCAGATCGGCGACGCCGGCCGACCACGGGGCGGAGCCGAGGGTGACGCGCCGGGTGTCGCCGACCTCCCAGCGCATCTCGTCGGCGCTGTCCACGGACATCCACAGGTCGACCGGGACCGCGTCGTCGCCGGTCGCCGGGTCGGCCGGATCGACGGCGAACGCGTCGTCGGGGACGGCGCCGGGGGTCGTCCCGTCGACGAGCCGCACGCGGTCGGCGAGGAACGGGTCGAGCACGAGCACCGCCGACGCCGAGGCGCGATCGGGGAGCTCGGT includes these proteins:
- a CDS encoding ABC transporter ATP-binding protein — protein: MTTPALEGRELSRVFGSGDTAVHACTDVSLEVHAGELLVVRGPSGSGKTTLLNLLGGLDSPTSGTVVVHGEDLGAMSEAQSLALRREHLSYVFQSFGLVPVLSAAENVEVPLRIARLDPAERDRRVSDALELVGLGQHAAQRPFELSGGQQQRVGIARALVSSPTVLIADEPTGQLDSQTAASVMDLLHELVHARGLAAVVSTHDPLLVARADRVLELHDGRATLHAREGRHAAQHSPA
- a CDS encoding YciI family protein; translation: MKYVLMFADRPEVSSAVPPERQQEVYNAIYGWFQENAAVIADMGVQLQPASTATTVRSGGDGTDPVVVDGPFLETKEQIGGFSVIEVPDLDAALAVARTWPGLAIDGVSVEVRPMVE
- a CDS encoding FtsX-like permease family protein, giving the protein MSRPTARRIVVAGARSAVGPAVTIALVVLVIAGTLAAWPRLLDRMSTAELRYQVGLLAPQVRDPSGAVNNWLADDVVTGTEQSLPDDLWPQWRAWDSTLQALRDRQAEPVRSALGDPRYRAVAQDAVPTVERTELPDRASASAVLVLDPFLADRVRLVDGTTPGAVPDDAFAVDPADPATGDDAVPVDLWMSVDSADEMRWEVGDTRRVTLGSAPWSAGVADLRLTGTFEALDPDEPFWQHTPSTLFPNVDDNPDTGYHVTARAILDPTSVAALRFATTWTSEAWFPFDVSDLSATNAPAALAGLRGLVDTPLPTSEAGGFPAELEWDTQLVPAIERVLGRSAGLDAVFALVASGPVGVALAVIALTGRLLLDRRRGVLALALARGASGVQMRSVMALEGLVLGVPAAAIGVAAAALLVPADVGAGAYVLPAAVALAPAVTLAGVTNRRSLRPVREDLGTGRAKARGVAELVLVVLTAAAVVLLLQRGLVASAGEAGVDPLIVATPLLLAMCTAVGTMRLYPPLVLGLGRRLRSGRGLVPSLGAARAARSPVPGLAPALSVVVGVAITVFAALLLPTIRGGAETAALRDVGADLRVSGPVITDEQLAAIASLDGVADVSPVANNGTTQVREGRGGVAAPVFAVDMEALARIQADVPGAAPIPAGSAEWHDGALPAVASSQLVEDPDADWRLALADPVPLDVVATAPDAVGITNAPTWLLADRALLSEVTNAGLAPRLVLVSLDDGADPASVEEQVLALVAPTAVATMPADSLADFDTSPVVSGMRTGLALTIAIAGVLAALACVLTLAIAAPARTRLVAVLRTLGLRPREEVGLVLWEIVPLLAVSVVAGGVLGVAFGVLLTRVVDLRPFTGGSEQPGIVVDGPLLGLVIGGLLAVVALAVAVSALVARRRAVGVVLRVGEDT
- a CDS encoding RNA polymerase sigma factor gives rise to the protein MIRAASDDVLVRIVRDEAGLIVGALTRRTGSFDVAEEAVQDAVVTALDLWRRDGVPPNPAGWLTTTAWRNAVDRLRRATRQDAALRRHAERRETVAGEVADVDEVPAIETDERLPMLFACCHPSLAPPARLALSLRAVVGLTTAQIAGAFLVPEATAAQRIVRAKRKIVAAGIPLQVPDGAALPSRLDDVLSVVTLCYNAGYLRADDVGRRLAGDGAWLARVVAQQLPREPEALAVSAMLAMLEARAATRFSADGVLVPLAEQDRSRWDHEAIRAADDLLMRAASYHRPGRFQLQAAITACHTTAPSAAETDWLQVLTLYDMLAARDPSPVVRLNRAVALAEIAGPEAALAEVDSLATQLAGYHLLHATRGDLLARLGRRAEAEEEYAAALERAASEAERALLRTRLGPLV
- a CDS encoding ABC transporter ATP-binding protein; protein product: MSVDTLELEQDVTTSVPGDIRCEDLVRIFSGQGVEVQALQGLTLRVDAGELVAVVGASGSGKSTLLTILSGLDTPSAGSARVAGVDLLSMTAKQRVQYQRHTVGFVWQQTSRNLVPYLTAVENVALPMVLARTPDRERRATDLLKLLDVAHCADRTPSRMSGGEQQRVAVAVAVANSPRVLLADEPTGELDEASSVEVLEAMRGVNAELGVTTLIVTHDPTVSDHVRRTVQIRDGRTSTEVLRRTELDEAGAERHVAEEFAVIDRVGRLQLPSDYVQSLELRDRVRLALEADHVEVYRDASRDGHAVPEAEPEEGSR